The Eleftheria terrae genome has a window encoding:
- a CDS encoding zinc-binding metallopeptidase family protein, which yields MPLCPSAPRPAASALLAVSRAYRCRCGRPIFFRNSECLACRAPLGYLPSSGTLCCLRAGSLPGTWQVSGPELGPGRGYRRCTNFTRIGCNWLIEDGDDEQRPALCVACRLNRTIPSLASEANLVLWRRMEKAKRRLISQLIGLGLDVSPRGPDRDHGLAYDFLSSGPGEPRVITGHCGGIITIDIAEADDPFRERVREDMGEPYRTLLGHFRHEIGHYYWDRLVAGTRWQAPFRAAFGDERQDYGAALKANYERGPPADWNRHFVSAYASMHPWEDWAETFAHYLHIRDTLDTAVSFRLATDEAEVEAQPYGSEDLWDRHAAGGTAFLQGLHAWIGITSVMNEMSSAMGLHDFYPFVLPRAAVAKLHFIHCLVSQCGDGAPG from the coding sequence ATGCCTCTTTGTCCATCGGCCCCCCGGCCTGCCGCCTCTGCCTTGCTTGCCGTATCGCGCGCCTATCGGTGCCGCTGCGGCCGGCCGATCTTCTTCCGCAACAGCGAGTGCCTGGCGTGCCGCGCGCCGCTGGGCTATCTGCCTTCCAGCGGTACGCTGTGTTGCCTGCGGGCTGGATCGCTGCCGGGGACCTGGCAGGTGTCGGGACCCGAGCTGGGGCCGGGGCGGGGCTACCGGCGCTGCACCAACTTCACGCGCATCGGCTGCAATTGGCTGATCGAAGACGGCGACGACGAGCAGCGGCCCGCCCTGTGCGTGGCATGCCGCCTGAACCGCACCATCCCGTCCTTGGCGAGCGAGGCGAACCTGGTGCTGTGGCGACGCATGGAGAAGGCCAAGCGCCGCCTCATCTCGCAGCTGATCGGCCTGGGTCTCGACGTGTCGCCCCGGGGGCCGGATCGCGATCACGGGCTGGCGTACGACTTCCTGAGTTCGGGGCCCGGCGAGCCGCGCGTGATCACCGGCCATTGTGGCGGCATCATCACCATCGACATTGCCGAGGCAGACGACCCGTTCCGCGAACGGGTCCGCGAGGACATGGGCGAGCCATACCGCACCCTGCTCGGGCACTTCCGCCATGAAATCGGCCACTACTACTGGGATCGGCTGGTGGCCGGCACGCGTTGGCAGGCGCCTTTCCGTGCCGCATTCGGCGATGAACGCCAGGACTACGGCGCCGCATTGAAGGCGAACTACGAGCGGGGGCCACCGGCCGACTGGAACCGGCATTTCGTGAGCGCCTATGCCAGCATGCACCCTTGGGAGGACTGGGCGGAAACCTTCGCCCACTACCTGCACATCCGCGACACCCTGGACACGGCCGTCAGCTTCCGGCTCGCTACCGACGAGGCGGAGGTCGAGGCCCAGCCCTATGGCAGCGAGGACCTCTGGGACCGGCATGCCGCCGGCGGCACAGCGTTTCTACAGGGCCTGCATGCCTGGATCGGCATCACCAGCGTGATGAACGAGATGTCGAGCGCCATGGGCTTGCACGACTTCTATCCATTCGTGCTGCCGCGTGCCGCCGTGGCCAAGCTCCATTTCATCCACTGCCTCGTCTCCCAGTGCGGGGACGGCGCACCAGGGTAG
- a CDS encoding calcium-binding protein: MATIDGTGANDALVDSSSDPASTINGNWSLGDDRMEGRGGDDTYCVNSTGDQVVESAGQGQDTVLSRVRSYTLGAHVEDLRLDNAPFGPGDRPEALHGTGNALDNTIRGNSNDNTLRGLAGNDWLYGGEGNDRLEGGDGDDHLHGGTDIDTSGQDTLIGGKGNDLLFGGPGDDLLLGGDGTDRLTGYAGRDRMDGGRGDDIYLDADSDDIVNEAAPDGGQDTVKARTSFTLGQNIEHLTLNQAATARDGRGNGLDNRIEGNEFVNRLWGLDGKDTLWGHAGDDVLDGGSGDDTLIGQWGRDTLTGGSGHDRFVLGAAGPDEGDTLTDFSSAEDTLVLPDTLDSRLPGAAGQGIEGLRFNAGGGLSELWLFRGEGRSGQGAGELSGIYVDLASGRLWYNPSTATGGDAWLLGTVSPAAAAGLQATDFVYGI, from the coding sequence ATGGCCACCATCGATGGAACCGGCGCGAACGACGCGCTGGTGGACAGCAGCAGTGACCCCGCTTCGACGATCAACGGCAACTGGTCGCTTGGCGACGACCGCATGGAAGGACGCGGCGGCGACGACACCTATTGCGTGAATTCCACTGGCGACCAAGTGGTGGAATCGGCCGGGCAAGGCCAGGACACGGTGCTTTCCCGTGTGCGCAGCTACACCCTGGGCGCCCATGTGGAAGACCTGCGCCTCGACAATGCGCCCTTCGGCCCCGGCGACCGCCCCGAGGCACTCCACGGCACCGGCAACGCGCTCGACAACACCATTCGCGGCAACAGCAACGACAACACGCTGCGCGGGCTGGCCGGCAACGACTGGCTCTACGGCGGCGAAGGCAACGACCGGCTGGAAGGCGGCGATGGCGACGACCACCTGCACGGCGGCACCGACATCGACACCAGCGGGCAGGACACGCTGATCGGCGGCAAGGGCAACGACCTGTTGTTCGGCGGCCCGGGCGACGACCTGCTACTGGGCGGCGACGGCACCGACCGCCTGACGGGCTACGCCGGCCGGGACCGCATGGACGGCGGGCGTGGCGACGACATCTACCTGGACGCCGACAGCGACGACATCGTGAACGAGGCGGCACCGGACGGCGGCCAGGACACGGTGAAGGCCCGTACCAGCTTCACCCTGGGCCAGAACATCGAACACCTCACCCTGAACCAGGCGGCCACCGCACGCGACGGACGAGGCAACGGGCTGGACAACCGGATCGAGGGCAACGAATTCGTCAACCGGCTGTGGGGACTGGACGGCAAGGACACGCTCTGGGGCCATGCCGGTGACGACGTCCTGGACGGCGGCAGCGGCGACGACACCCTGATCGGCCAATGGGGCCGTGACACCCTCACCGGCGGCAGCGGTCACGACCGCTTCGTGCTCGGCGCGGCCGGCCCCGACGAAGGCGACACGCTGACCGACTTCAGCTCCGCCGAAGACACGCTGGTGTTGCCCGACACGCTGGACAGCCGGCTGCCCGGCGCGGCCGGCCAGGGCATCGAGGGGCTGCGCTTCAACGCCGGCGGCGGGCTCTCGGAGCTCTGGCTGTTCCGCGGCGAGGGCCGCTCCGGCCAGGGCGCCGGCGAGTTGAGCGGCATCTATGTCGACCTGGCGAGCGGCCGCCTCTGGTACAACCCGAGCACTGCGACGGGCGGGGACGCCTGGCTGCTGGGCACCGTCTCGCCAGCCGCCGCAGCCGGCCTGCAGGCGACCGACTTCGTCTACGGCATTTGA
- a CDS encoding SRPBCC family protein — MENRTVRLHRVLRAAPERIYRAFLDADAMAKWLPPYGFTCKVHHMDVRIGGTFKMSFSNFSTGRGHSFGGEYRELVPHERIRYSDTFDDPNLPGEMETTVVLRAVSCGTEISITQAGIPDAIPVEMCYLGWQESLAQLATLVEPTIPD; from the coding sequence ATGGAAAACCGCACCGTCCGCCTTCACCGAGTGCTTCGCGCAGCGCCCGAGCGCATCTATCGGGCCTTCCTCGATGCCGACGCCATGGCCAAGTGGCTGCCGCCCTACGGCTTCACCTGCAAGGTCCACCACATGGACGTCCGCATCGGCGGAACGTTCAAGATGTCGTTCAGCAACTTCTCGACCGGTCGCGGCCATTCCTTCGGGGGCGAGTATCGCGAGCTGGTGCCGCACGAGCGCATTCGCTACTCCGACACATTCGACGACCCCAACCTGCCGGGCGAGATGGAAACGACCGTGGTCCTGCGGGCGGTGTCGTGCGGCACCGAGATCAGCATCACCCAGGCAGGCATCCCCGACGCCATTCCGGTGGAGATGTGCTATCTCGGATGGCAGGAGTCGCTGGCCCAATTGGCGACCCTGGTCGAGCCGACGATCCCCGACTGA
- a CDS encoding DNA/RNA non-specific endonuclease has product MARALRLPPHPLIAGLRAAALAVLLVLGVTPRTAQAGFEQCRRFFVSGHLPSVPASAPGQRRELCFDGFAVLHSGVAKTPLYAVERLSRAQLLDARGEARTDRFYEEARLPRAERARLDDYRGTRRSGRSSAAFDRGHMAPAADMPHARAMAQSFSLANIAPQAPQNNRRAWAGIEKATRKYVLRARGDVYVFTGPVFERPARTLGRGRVWVPRYFYKLVYDPSTRRAWAHWIENRDEARASRPLSYEALVQRTGIRFLPAGAVRG; this is encoded by the coding sequence ATGGCGCGGGCCCTCCGGCTGCCTCCCCACCCTCTGATCGCTGGCCTGCGTGCTGCGGCGCTGGCAGTGCTGCTGGTGCTGGGCGTGACGCCGCGCACGGCGCAAGCCGGCTTCGAGCAGTGCCGGCGCTTTTTCGTCAGCGGCCACCTGCCCAGTGTGCCGGCCAGCGCGCCGGGGCAACGGCGGGAGCTGTGTTTCGACGGTTTTGCAGTGCTGCACTCCGGTGTGGCAAAGACGCCGCTCTATGCAGTGGAGCGGCTGAGCCGCGCCCAGTTGCTGGACGCGCGCGGCGAGGCGCGCACCGACCGCTTCTATGAAGAAGCCCGCCTGCCCAGGGCGGAGCGGGCCCGGCTCGACGACTACCGCGGGACGCGGCGCAGCGGCCGCAGCAGCGCCGCCTTCGACCGCGGCCACATGGCGCCGGCGGCCGACATGCCGCACGCGCGGGCCATGGCACAAAGCTTCAGCCTGGCCAACATCGCCCCGCAAGCACCGCAGAACAACCGCCGGGCGTGGGCCGGCATCGAGAAGGCCACCCGCAAGTACGTGCTGCGGGCACGCGGCGACGTGTATGTCTTCACCGGCCCGGTGTTCGAGCGCCCGGCCCGCACGCTGGGCCGCGGCCGGGTCTGGGTGCCACGTTACTTCTACAAGCTGGTCTACGACCCGAGCACTCGCCGGGCCTGGGCACACTGGATCGAAAACCGCGACGAGGCCCGGGCCTCGCGGCCCTTGTCCTACGAGGCGCTGGTCCAGCGCACCGGCATCCGCTTCCTGCCGGCCGGGGCCGTCCGCGGCTGA
- a CDS encoding MFS transporter, which yields MDSIVTASTPAAAVTGLSPSDRDRAFWSAVLALGVGGFAIGTGEFVIMGLLPEVARDLHISIPRAGHVISAYALGVVVGAPLLAVLAAGWPRRALLMALMAMFAAGNLASALAPGEGSLNLLRFVAGLPHGTYFGVAALVAASLAPPDRRASAVGLVMCGLTSATLVGVPIAAWLGQHLGWRAAFVLVGAIAALACGLIRLGVPNLPADRGASPLRELGALRQPQVWLTLGIGAIGFGGMFSVFSYIKPTLTEVAGLPVDAVPLVLALFGVGMVLGNLFGARLADKSLMGTIAGLLVWSAVVLGAVVFTAPHALAASVNVFLVGTVVAIGPALQIRLMDVAGEAQTLAAALNHSAFNIANALGAWLGGAAVAAGLGWTSTGWVGSLLALGGMVVFGASLWQDRRAGRRR from the coding sequence ATGGATTCCATCGTTACCGCCTCGACGCCCGCGGCCGCCGTCACCGGCCTGTCTCCTTCCGATCGCGACCGTGCCTTCTGGTCTGCCGTCCTGGCGCTGGGCGTCGGGGGTTTTGCCATCGGCACCGGCGAGTTCGTCATCATGGGCTTGCTGCCCGAGGTCGCTCGCGACCTGCACATCTCCATCCCCCGGGCTGGCCACGTCATCAGCGCGTACGCGCTGGGGGTCGTGGTCGGCGCGCCACTGTTGGCGGTGCTGGCCGCCGGCTGGCCCCGGCGGGCGCTGCTGATGGCCTTGATGGCGATGTTCGCGGCCGGCAACCTCGCGAGCGCGCTGGCGCCGGGGGAGGGCTCGCTGAACCTGCTGCGCTTCGTGGCTGGCTTGCCGCATGGCACCTACTTCGGTGTCGCGGCACTGGTGGCGGCGTCGCTGGCGCCGCCCGACCGGCGGGCGAGCGCCGTCGGGCTGGTCATGTGCGGGCTGACCAGCGCGACGCTGGTTGGCGTGCCGATTGCGGCCTGGCTGGGGCAGCACCTGGGCTGGCGGGCGGCCTTTGTCCTCGTCGGCGCGATTGCCGCACTCGCCTGCGGGCTGATCCGACTGGGCGTGCCGAACCTGCCGGCGGACCGGGGTGCCAGCCCCCTGCGTGAGCTGGGAGCGCTCCGGCAGCCACAGGTCTGGCTGACGCTGGGCATCGGCGCGATCGGTTTCGGCGGCATGTTCTCGGTGTTCAGCTACATCAAGCCGACGCTCACCGAGGTGGCCGGCCTGCCGGTCGACGCGGTGCCGCTGGTGCTGGCCCTGTTCGGCGTCGGCATGGTGCTGGGCAACCTGTTCGGCGCACGGCTGGCCGACAAGTCGCTGATGGGCACCATCGCCGGCTTGCTCGTGTGGAGCGCCGTGGTGCTGGGCGCTGTGGTGTTCACCGCGCCCCATGCGCTGGCGGCGTCGGTGAACGTGTTCCTGGTGGGCACCGTGGTGGCCATCGGGCCGGCCCTGCAGATCCGGCTCATGGACGTGGCGGGCGAGGCACAGACGCTGGCCGCCGCGTTGAACCACTCGGCGTTCAATATCGCCAATGCCCTGGGTGCCTGGCTGGGCGGCGCGGCCGTCGCGGCGGGGTTGGGCTGGACTTCGACCGGCTGGGTCGGCAGCCTGCTGGCCTTGGGCGGCATGGTGGTGTTCGGCGCTTCGCTGTGGCAGGACCGGCGCGCCGGCCGGCGGCGGTAG
- a CDS encoding MFS transporter, with the protein MRPTADTPLTAAEVARGQQHLVRDAAWGSLAGSLHGGVILVGFALALGARPVHVGLLAAIPLLMQAVQLPAIVLVERVGQRRRIAVSTLAAARALVLLLALLPFLSDASTQLGLLILAHTAISALGSTCACSLNSWLHQLLPRDGLGAFFSRRLFWGTAAACIGTLAGGLFIDHAPVEDKTWAYAACLALGAAAGFISCSYLARTPEPRMPPAWAHGSVWSRLKLPFSDHNFRHFLVFTAGWNAASSFAAPFLTVYLMEQLGLPLGTVTTLWVVSQVANALTLYAWGRISDRLSNKGILSVALPAWFACLLALAFAAEPSRHAFTLPLLYLLHIVMGAAAGGIGLANGNIGLKLAPHGQATAYLAAISLTGALFGGLAPLAGGAAAQWLEDAGLKLSLVLDWSGNGLNDWAVIAFTHWEFLLVASGLAGLYVLHRLSKVSEGVEVSEREVVQQFALEAVRTVNQLSSVGGMLGSLFTFGRLFDRRLYLRAGSRPAGRSPA; encoded by the coding sequence ATGCGCCCTACGGCCGACACACCCCTCACCGCGGCGGAAGTCGCTCGGGGCCAGCAGCACCTGGTCCGCGATGCGGCCTGGGGCAGCCTGGCGGGCTCGCTGCATGGCGGGGTCATCCTGGTTGGCTTTGCCCTCGCCCTCGGGGCCCGGCCGGTGCATGTGGGGCTGCTCGCGGCCATTCCGCTGCTGATGCAGGCGGTGCAGCTGCCCGCCATCGTGCTGGTCGAGCGCGTCGGGCAGCGCCGCCGCATCGCGGTATCCACGCTGGCCGCTGCGCGCGCCCTGGTGCTCCTGCTCGCCTTGCTGCCCTTCCTGTCCGATGCGTCGACCCAGCTGGGCCTGCTGATCCTGGCCCATACCGCCATCTCGGCACTCGGCTCCACCTGCGCCTGCTCGCTCAACTCCTGGCTACACCAGCTGCTGCCGCGCGACGGCCTGGGCGCCTTCTTCTCGAGGCGGCTGTTCTGGGGCACGGCCGCCGCCTGCATCGGCACGCTGGCCGGCGGCCTGTTCATCGACCACGCGCCCGTCGAAGACAAGACGTGGGCCTATGCCGCCTGCCTGGCACTCGGCGCGGCCGCCGGCTTCATCAGCTGCAGCTACCTGGCCCGCACGCCGGAGCCCCGCATGCCGCCCGCCTGGGCCCACGGCAGCGTGTGGTCGCGTCTGAAGCTGCCGTTCTCGGACCACAATTTCCGCCACTTCCTGGTGTTCACCGCGGGCTGGAACGCGGCCTCCAGCTTCGCCGCGCCTTTCCTGACGGTGTATTTGATGGAGCAGCTGGGCCTGCCACTCGGCACGGTCACCACCCTGTGGGTGGTCAGCCAGGTGGCGAACGCGCTCACGCTGTATGCCTGGGGCCGGATTTCGGACCGGCTATCCAACAAGGGCATCCTGTCCGTCGCGCTGCCGGCCTGGTTCGCCTGCCTGCTGGCACTGGCCTTCGCCGCCGAGCCAAGCCGGCACGCCTTCACGCTGCCGCTGCTGTACCTGCTGCACATCGTGATGGGGGCTGCCGCGGGCGGCATCGGGCTGGCCAACGGCAACATTGGGCTGAAGCTCGCGCCGCATGGCCAGGCTACGGCCTACCTGGCCGCCATCAGCCTGACCGGGGCGCTGTTCGGCGGCCTGGCGCCGCTGGCCGGGGGCGCCGCCGCACAATGGCTGGAAGACGCCGGCCTCAAGCTCTCGCTGGTGCTCGACTGGAGTGGCAACGGCCTCAACGACTGGGCAGTGATCGCCTTCACCCACTGGGAGTTTCTTTTGGTCGCCTCGGGCCTGGCCGGACTCTATGTCCTGCATCGCCTGTCCAAGGTCAGCGAAGGCGTGGAAGTGAGCGAGCGCGAGGTGGTGCAGCAGTTCGCACTGGAGGCGGTGCGCACGGTGAACCAGCTCTCCAGCGTCGGCGGCATGCTGGGCAGCTTGTTCACCTTCGGTCGCCTGTTCGACCGACGCCTCTACCTGCGTGCCGGCAGCCGGCCCGCCGGGCGCTCGCCGGCCTGA
- a CDS encoding di-heme oxidoredictase family protein, with the protein MKQNKKSMQRDARARAGIRTLWQAAAVAGSLVLAACGGGGSSGSGGTPTENAATQEYTPLHPAGTAPLETLQYREADGTLVTFMGARPTERHARERGEAWDAPDSGPGRYLTFPSFYFQHRTFGLEIRDEVPAGRQRIEVILHVNDGSFDGTTFSLFRNINNPEVRDFGWSLNYGFNNPEGKPLCHAGQRVCRMQFTSNWRTSPHSPLKVGDKIELAPAPRLKSPAIDGGGERYYSFEQLYVVGVGLRPWYGIAPNLDSEPLPEATLLGGQASVSYNYSEEPHRLFQQMANNIGIGNTQRFVEGRRLFHTSFADGTHSEHPKVNPVFTAHVGQLGPRFNQARCIECHTANGRSAPMQPGERLDTLSVFTGVVGAGGEVKPDPTYGWNIQQQAADPAAADHGVTLRSFESTRRTLSGGEQVELLKPVYDFRGPRPAAYSVRQAPQVIGLGLLEAVDETTVLALADPADRDGDGVRGIAQWVRDPETGRRLLGRFGWKATKASLRQQVGDALVQDMGVTSPVFPSRDCQRGGADCRRPQGPVAVSEQEVQRMSQYLSLIGVPAQRSLRSGYPEGIRVPPEHEVDPARITRGSALFAQARCTACHRPQLSTGKHHPLAELREQVIRPYTDLLLHDMGPGLADGLPQGQASGAMWRTPPLWGLGLLRHVQNGEQNVRYLHDGRARNLLEAILWHGGEAEGARMRFEAYSKDERDALLAFLGSL; encoded by the coding sequence ATGAAGCAGAACAAGAAATCGATGCAGCGCGACGCCCGGGCTCGCGCCGGGATCCGGACGCTGTGGCAGGCGGCGGCGGTGGCCGGTTCGCTGGTGCTGGCCGCCTGCGGCGGTGGCGGGTCCTCCGGATCGGGCGGCACACCGACCGAAAACGCGGCCACCCAGGAATACACCCCGCTGCATCCGGCCGGCACCGCGCCGCTGGAGACCCTGCAATACCGCGAAGCCGACGGCACGCTGGTGACCTTCATGGGAGCCCGGCCGACCGAGCGCCACGCCCGCGAACGGGGCGAAGCCTGGGACGCGCCGGACAGCGGGCCGGGCCGCTACCTGACCTTTCCCAGCTTCTACTTCCAGCACCGCACCTTTGGCCTCGAGATTCGCGACGAAGTGCCGGCCGGGCGCCAGCGCATCGAAGTGATCCTGCATGTCAACGACGGCAGCTTCGACGGCACCACCTTCAGCCTGTTCCGCAACATCAACAACCCCGAGGTGCGCGACTTCGGCTGGTCGCTGAACTACGGCTTCAACAACCCCGAGGGCAAGCCGCTGTGCCACGCCGGCCAGCGCGTGTGCCGGATGCAGTTCACCTCGAACTGGCGCACCTCGCCGCACAGCCCGCTGAAGGTGGGCGACAAGATCGAACTGGCCCCGGCGCCGCGCCTGAAGAGCCCGGCCATCGATGGCGGCGGCGAGCGCTACTACTCCTTCGAGCAGCTCTACGTGGTGGGCGTCGGCCTGCGCCCCTGGTATGGCATCGCGCCCAACCTCGATTCCGAGCCGCTGCCCGAAGCCACCCTGCTCGGCGGGCAAGCGAGCGTCTCGTACAACTATTCCGAGGAACCGCACCGCCTGTTCCAGCAGATGGCGAACAACATCGGCATCGGCAACACCCAGCGCTTTGTCGAAGGGCGGCGGCTCTTCCATACCTCGTTCGCGGACGGCACCCATTCCGAACACCCGAAGGTCAACCCGGTCTTCACCGCCCATGTGGGCCAGCTGGGCCCGCGCTTCAACCAGGCCCGCTGCATTGAATGCCACACCGCGAACGGGCGCAGCGCGCCCATGCAGCCCGGTGAGCGGCTCGACACCTTGTCGGTCTTCACCGGCGTGGTGGGCGCCGGGGGGGAGGTGAAGCCAGACCCGACCTACGGCTGGAACATCCAGCAGCAGGCGGCCGATCCGGCGGCAGCCGACCATGGAGTGACGCTGAGGTCCTTCGAAAGCACCCGGCGCACGCTCAGCGGCGGCGAGCAGGTGGAGTTGCTGAAGCCGGTCTACGACTTCCGCGGGCCGCGGCCGGCCGCCTACTCGGTGCGGCAGGCACCGCAGGTCATCGGCTTGGGCCTGCTCGAGGCGGTGGACGAAACCACCGTGCTCGCACTGGCCGACCCGGCGGACCGCGACGGCGACGGGGTGCGCGGCATCGCGCAGTGGGTGCGCGATCCCGAGACCGGCCGGCGCCTGCTTGGCCGCTTCGGCTGGAAGGCGACCAAGGCCAGCTTGCGCCAGCAAGTGGGCGATGCGCTGGTGCAGGACATGGGCGTCACCTCGCCGGTGTTCCCGTCGCGCGACTGCCAGCGCGGCGGCGCCGATTGCCGTCGGCCGCAGGGCCCGGTGGCGGTGTCGGAGCAGGAGGTGCAACGCATGTCGCAGTACCTCTCCTTGATTGGCGTGCCGGCCCAGCGCAGCCTGCGCAGCGGCTATCCCGAGGGCATCCGCGTGCCGCCGGAGCACGAAGTCGATCCGGCCCGCATCACGCGTGGCAGCGCACTGTTCGCGCAGGCCCGCTGCACCGCTTGCCACCGGCCGCAGCTGAGCACCGGCAAGCACCACCCGCTGGCCGAACTGCGTGAGCAGGTCATTCGCCCCTATACCGACCTGCTGCTGCACGACATGGGACCGGGACTGGCCGACGGCCTGCCGCAGGGACAGGCCAGCGGCGCGATGTGGCGCACCCCGCCGCTGTGGGGCCTGGGCCTGTTGCGCCATGTGCAGAACGGCGAGCAGAACGTGCGCTATCTGCATGACGGCCGTGCCCGCAACCTGCTGGAAGCCATCCTCTGGCATGGCGGCGAAGCCGAGGGCGCCCGCATGCGCTTCGAGGCCTACTCGAAGGACGAGCGGGACGCCTTGCTGGCCTTCCTCGGTTCGCTCTGA
- a CDS encoding helix-turn-helix domain-containing protein, with the protein MDDGPHGRSSPLQRPEDAEGRSRRSGGKTPRASSPGPRHPSPLGLAALVGDNVKLLRRQRRWSLDQLASASSVSRAMLGQIELGRSVPSIKTLWLIAHAFDVSVSWFLEPRQTASAVVLPVDPLALVPLPAGAGHRRALFVEQGPRYADLHELRLARGATAELPAEDRRALVNVMVVKGALDILIGSWGHRLSWREVVQFEGQDRVLCHNADDGETVAVWVSQPLHPRATVKV; encoded by the coding sequence ATGGACGACGGACCCCACGGCAGGTCATCGCCGCTGCAGCGGCCGGAAGACGCAGAAGGCCGAAGCCGTCGCTCCGGTGGCAAGACGCCGCGTGCCTCCTCGCCGGGCCCCCGCCATCCCTCACCGCTCGGCCTTGCCGCGCTGGTGGGTGACAACGTCAAGCTGCTGCGCCGGCAGCGCCGCTGGTCGCTGGATCAGCTGGCATCGGCCAGCAGCGTGTCGCGGGCCATGCTGGGGCAGATCGAGCTGGGACGCAGCGTGCCGAGCATCAAGACCTTGTGGCTCATCGCCCACGCTTTCGATGTGTCGGTCTCGTGGTTCCTGGAGCCTCGGCAGACCGCTTCTGCGGTGGTGCTGCCGGTGGATCCGCTCGCGCTGGTCCCGCTCCCTGCAGGCGCCGGGCATCGGCGGGCGCTGTTCGTCGAGCAGGGGCCGCGCTATGCCGACCTGCATGAATTGCGGCTCGCCCGCGGGGCCACCGCGGAACTGCCCGCCGAGGACCGGCGCGCGCTGGTCAACGTGATGGTGGTGAAGGGGGCGCTCGACATCCTCATTGGCTCATGGGGGCACCGGCTGTCCTGGCGCGAAGTGGTGCAGTTCGAAGGGCAGGACCGCGTGCTGTGCCACAACGCCGACGACGGCGAGACCGTGGCCGTCTGGGTGTCCCAGCCGCTGCATCCGCGTGCCACGGTGAAGGTGTGA